The Mycolicibacterium smegmatis genome has a window encoding:
- a CDS encoding aldo/keto reductase — MSPRITLNDGNSIPQVGLGVWQTPAEDTERAVAAALQAGYRHIDTAAAYRNETETGRAIANSGVPREDIFLVTKLWNSDQGYDATLAAFDASVQRLGVDYLDLYLIHWPVPENNKFVDTFKAFAHLRDQGRIRSIGVSNFEPEHLTTLIEETGIVPAVNQIELHPLLPQQELRDVHAKLGIATEAWSPLGQGSLLADPVITGIAEQHGKTPAQVLIRWHIQLGNIVIPKSVNPERIASNFDVFDFELSEQDITSIASLETGKRLGPDPRTFNFTG; from the coding sequence GTGAGTCCTCGCATCACGCTCAACGACGGTAATTCCATCCCACAGGTCGGGCTCGGCGTTTGGCAGACCCCCGCCGAAGACACCGAACGCGCCGTCGCCGCGGCCCTGCAGGCCGGGTACCGCCACATCGACACCGCGGCCGCGTACCGTAACGAGACCGAGACCGGTCGCGCGATCGCCAACTCCGGCGTGCCGCGCGAAGACATCTTCCTGGTCACCAAGTTGTGGAACAGCGATCAGGGCTACGACGCCACGCTGGCGGCGTTCGACGCCAGCGTGCAACGTCTCGGCGTCGACTACCTCGACCTGTACCTCATCCACTGGCCGGTGCCCGAGAACAACAAGTTCGTCGACACCTTCAAGGCTTTCGCCCACCTGCGTGACCAAGGGCGCATCCGTTCAATCGGTGTGAGCAACTTCGAACCCGAGCATCTGACCACACTGATCGAAGAGACCGGCATCGTTCCCGCCGTCAACCAGATCGAACTGCATCCGCTGCTGCCCCAGCAGGAGCTTCGCGACGTGCACGCCAAGCTGGGGATCGCGACCGAGGCGTGGAGCCCGCTGGGGCAGGGATCACTTCTGGCCGACCCGGTGATCACAGGCATTGCTGAACAGCATGGGAAAACACCCGCGCAGGTGCTTATTAGGTGGCATATCCAACTCGGTAATATCGTCATTCCCAAGTCGGTAAACCCGGAACGGATTGCGAGCAATTTCGACGTGTTCGATTTCGAACTCAGCGAGCAGGACATCACGTCCATCGCTTCGCTGGAAACCGGGAAACGGTTGGGTCCCGATCCACGAACCTTCAACTTCACAGGGTAG
- a CDS encoding alpha/beta hydrolase gives MVESLPVDQSVGPQSPDAPRDSEETIRDVLLAHATRLGLAAIPRMSDRRKHLLLGGRSVTVDGNTLDTTMQFMLTTQRLAGLPGLVADYDPEHGVAVSRAKLRETAAMMRMPIHVDVSDISIPGPAGPLAARRYVPVERGSASALVLYFHGGGFVIGDLEVHDNLCRLICRDGDVQVVSVDYRLAPEHKAPAAAEDAYAAYQWALEHAGGLGASRIVVAGDSAGGNLAAVVSQWARDDELPLPALQVLLYPITDWVSETRSRTLFSDGYFLNRQDMDWFAGHYLDGADVTPEDPAVSPLLAEDLSGLPPALVVTAGFDPLRDEGNRYAAAMRDAGVLVDLREERSMIHAFANFFPLGGGGAAATTAMISALRAHLRHV, from the coding sequence ATGGTTGAAAGTCTGCCAGTCGATCAGTCGGTGGGCCCGCAGTCTCCGGACGCGCCCCGGGATTCGGAGGAAACCATCAGGGACGTGCTGCTCGCGCACGCGACGCGACTCGGCCTCGCCGCGATCCCGCGCATGTCCGACCGGCGTAAACACCTTCTGCTGGGCGGACGTTCGGTCACGGTCGACGGCAACACCCTGGACACCACGATGCAGTTCATGCTCACCACCCAGCGATTGGCGGGGTTGCCCGGACTGGTCGCCGACTACGACCCTGAGCACGGCGTGGCGGTCTCGCGTGCCAAGTTGCGGGAGACCGCGGCGATGATGCGGATGCCCATCCACGTCGACGTCAGCGACATCTCGATACCCGGACCGGCCGGACCGCTTGCCGCGCGCCGCTATGTGCCGGTCGAGCGCGGATCGGCGAGCGCGCTCGTCCTGTACTTCCATGGCGGCGGGTTCGTCATAGGTGATCTGGAGGTCCACGACAACCTGTGCCGCCTCATCTGCCGCGACGGTGATGTCCAGGTGGTCTCGGTCGACTACCGTCTGGCCCCCGAGCACAAGGCGCCCGCGGCTGCCGAGGACGCCTACGCGGCCTATCAGTGGGCACTCGAACACGCCGGGGGTCTCGGCGCGTCCCGCATCGTGGTCGCGGGCGACAGCGCGGGCGGCAACCTGGCCGCGGTGGTGTCGCAGTGGGCCCGCGACGACGAGCTGCCACTGCCCGCCCTGCAGGTGCTGCTGTACCCGATCACCGACTGGGTCAGCGAGACCCGCTCACGCACGCTGTTCTCCGACGGGTACTTCCTGAACAGACAGGACATGGACTGGTTCGCGGGCCACTACCTCGACGGCGCCGACGTCACCCCCGAGGATCCCGCGGTGTCGCCTCTGCTGGCCGAGGACCTGTCGGGGCTGCCGCCCGCGCTGGTGGTCACCGCGGGCTTCGATCCGCTGCGTGACGAGGGCAATCGCTACGCGGCCGCGATGCGCGACGCGGGTGTTCTGGTCGACCTGCGTGAAGAGCGCTCGATGATCCACGCGTTCGCGAACTTCTTCCCGCTCGGAGGCGGCGGCGCCGCCGCGACGACCGCGATGATCTCGGCGCTGCGGGCACATCTCAGGCACGTCTGA
- a CDS encoding DsbA family protein encodes MAKPKKTAKYDLKAADRKRNLLVQIGLTAVVVLFAVALVLYIVMNGEKNPDAGAGKAIRVASSDVVTDEGSSDPKVVLGLYEDFLCPACGNFERSFGPTISKLIDSGAIAADYYMVGILDRAGNGYSSRAGGAGYCVADESTDAFRRFHTALYTPELQPQENSGIYPDNARLIELARQAGAAGKVADCINNGRYVEMVKGMAAATGINATPTIRINGEDYSPTTPDALVAKVKEIVGEVPGL; translated from the coding sequence GTGGCCAAACCCAAGAAGACCGCCAAGTACGACCTGAAAGCCGCCGACCGCAAGCGCAATCTGCTGGTGCAGATCGGCCTGACCGCGGTCGTGGTGCTGTTCGCCGTCGCACTGGTGCTCTACATCGTCATGAACGGCGAGAAGAATCCCGATGCGGGCGCGGGCAAGGCCATCCGCGTCGCGTCGAGCGACGTGGTCACCGACGAGGGATCGAGCGACCCGAAGGTCGTGCTCGGCCTCTACGAAGACTTCCTGTGCCCCGCGTGCGGCAACTTCGAGCGCAGCTTCGGGCCCACCATCTCCAAGCTGATCGACTCCGGCGCGATCGCGGCGGACTACTACATGGTGGGCATCCTCGACCGGGCCGGCAACGGCTACTCGTCGCGCGCCGGCGGCGCCGGGTACTGCGTGGCCGACGAGTCCACGGACGCGTTCCGTCGTTTCCACACCGCGCTGTACACACCCGAACTGCAGCCGCAGGAGAACAGCGGCATCTATCCCGACAACGCACGCCTGATCGAACTGGCCCGCCAGGCCGGCGCCGCGGGCAAGGTGGCCGACTGCATCAACAACGGCCGCTACGTCGAAATGGTCAAGGGGATGGCCGCGGCGACCGGGATCAACGCGACGCCGACCATCCGGATCAACGGCGAGGATTACAGCCCGACCACGCCCGACGCACTGGTCGCCAAGGTCAAGGAGATCGTCGGCGAGGTTCCGGGGCTCTGA
- a CDS encoding vitamin K epoxide reductase family protein encodes MTVAASDTDRSVAEGPGGLVVGKPSAVWVLIAGVLGLAASLTLTVEKIELLINPDYVPSCSINPVLSCGSVMVTWQASLFGFPNPLIGIVAFSVVLVTGVLAVAGVRLPRWYWAGLATGTALGAVFVHWLIFQSLYRIGALCPYCMVVWAVTIPLAVVTAVIALRARAGDADAGPGNIVHQWRWSLVALWFTALVLLILVRFWEYWSTLL; translated from the coding sequence ATGACCGTCGCAGCATCCGACACCGACCGGTCGGTGGCCGAGGGCCCCGGAGGCCTCGTCGTCGGAAAGCCGAGCGCGGTGTGGGTGCTGATCGCCGGTGTGCTGGGCCTCGCGGCGTCACTGACGCTGACGGTCGAGAAGATCGAACTGCTGATCAATCCCGACTACGTGCCGTCGTGCAGCATCAACCCGGTGCTGTCGTGCGGTTCGGTGATGGTCACCTGGCAGGCGTCGCTGTTCGGATTCCCGAACCCGCTGATCGGCATCGTGGCCTTCTCGGTCGTCCTGGTGACGGGCGTGCTCGCGGTCGCCGGGGTGCGTCTGCCGCGCTGGTACTGGGCCGGGCTCGCGACGGGCACCGCGCTGGGAGCGGTGTTCGTGCACTGGCTGATCTTCCAGAGCCTGTACCGCATCGGGGCCCTGTGCCCCTACTGCATGGTGGTGTGGGCCGTGACGATCCCGCTGGCCGTGGTTACGGCCGTCATCGCGCTGCGCGCGCGGGCCGGCGACGCGGACGCGGGTCCCGGCAACATCGTCCACCAGTGGCGATGGTCCCTGGTGGCGCTGTGGTTCACCGCACTTGTGCTTTTGATCCTGGTGCGGTTCTGGGAATACTGGTCAACACTGCTTTGA